DNA sequence from the Arthrobacter sp. V1I9 genome:
TGCATGCCCTGGGAGAAGCCCGCAAACTGCTTGTCCAGCTCAGACTTCTTCTTTTTGCCCATGGCGCGGCGGAGGATGTCTGCCTGGCCCAGCGAGTACCCGGCCAGCTTCTGGGCCACGGCCATTACCTGCTCCTGGTATACGATCAGGCCATACGTTCCGCCGAGGATCTCGGAGAGCGGTTCCTTCAGTTCCGGGTGGATCGGAATGACTTCCTGGATCCCGTTCTTGCGGAGCGCGTAGTCGGTATGCGCATTGGCGCCCATCGGCCCCGGCCGGTAAAGCGCGAGCACGGCCGAGATGTCCTCGAAGTTGTCAGGCTTCATGAGCTTGAGCAGGGAGCGCATCGGTCCGCCGTCCAGCTGGAACACGCCCAGGGTGTCGCCACGGGCCAGCAGTTCGTAGGACGGGGGCGTCGTCGAGTTCCAGGGACTCAAGGTCCAGGTCGATGCCGCGGTTCATCTTGATGTTTTCCAGGGCATCGGAAATGATCGTGAGGTTTCGCAGCCCCAGGAAGTCCATCTTGATCAGGCCGAGGCCCTCGCAGGTGGGGTAATCGAACTGCGTGATCACCTGGCCGTCCTGGATGCGGCGCATGATGGGGATAACGTCGATGATAGGGTCCGAGGACATAATGACGCCGGCGGCGTGGACGCCCCACTGGCGCTTCAGCCCCTCAATGCCCAGCGCGGTCTCGAACACCTTGGCAGCTTCGGGATCCGTGCTGACCAGCTGCCGGAAGTCGCCGGCTTCGCCGTAGCGCTTGGACTCCGGGTTCTGGATATCCGCCAGCGGGATGTCCTTGGCCATCACGGCAGGTGGCAGCGCCTTGGTCAGCTGCTCGCCCATGCTGAAGGGATAGCCCAGCACGCGCGAGGAGTCCTTGAGCGCCTGCTTGGTTTTGATGGTGCCGTAGGTGACGATCATGGCTACGCGCTCATCGCCGTACTTGCGGGTCACGTAATCGATGACTTCCGAGCGGCGCCGGTCATCGAAGTCGACGTCGAAGTCGGGCATGGAGACGCGGTCGGGGTTCAAGAACCGCTCGAAGATGAGGCCGTGGCGAAGCGGGTCCAGGTCGGTAATGCGCATGGCGTAGGCCACCATGGAGCCGGCGCCGGAACCGCGGCCGGGACCCACGCGGATGCCGTTGTTCTTGGCCCAGTTGATGAAGTCCGCCACCACCAGGAAGTAGCCGGGGAAGCCCATGGAGGTGATGACTCCGAGCTCGTAGTCGGCCTGCGCGCGGACCTCGTCCGGAACGCCGCCCGGGTAACGGTAGTCGAGTCCCTTGGCCACTTCCTTGACCAGCCAGGAGGTCTCGTCCTCCCCCGGCGGGCAGGGGAACCGGGGCATGTAGTTGGCGCCGGTGTTGAAGGAAACCTCGCACCGCTCGGCGATCAGGAGGGTGTTGTCGCACGCGTCCGGGTGGTCCCGGAACAGCTCCCGCATCTCCTGCGGTGACTTCAGGTAGTAGCCGCTGCCCGAGAAGGCGAAGCGGGAGCCGCCGTTGTCGTACGTGGGCTCCAAAAGGGTGGAGCCGGACTGGATGGCCAGCAGCGCCTCGTGGGCTTTGGCGTCGTGCTCGTGCGTGTAGTGGAGATCGTTCGTGGCGACGAGCGGAAGGTTCAGGTCCTTGGCAAGGCGGAGCAGGTCCCCGGTGACGCGCCGTTCGATGTCCAGCCCATGGTCCATGAGTTCGCAGAAGTAGTTTTCTGCCCCGAAGATGTCGCGGAACTCGGCGGCTGCTTCCAGCGCCTCCCGGTATTGGCCCAGCCGCAGGCGGGTCTGGACTTCCCCGGACGGGCAGCCGGTAGTGGCGATGAGCCCCTCGGAGTAGGTGTTCAGCAGCTCACGGTCCAGGCGGGGCCATTTGCCGAAAACGGCGTCCAGCGAGGCGATGGAGGACGCCCGGAACAGGTTCCGCATGCCCGCGTTGTTGTAGCTCAGCAAGGTCATGTGGGTGTAGGAACCACCGCCGGAGATGTCGTCCTTGCGCTGGTGCTCCTCGCCCCAGCGCACACGGCTTTTGTCACCGCGGGCCGTTCCCGGCGTCACATAGGCTTCGACGCCGATGATCGGCTTGATTCCCTTGTCGGTGGCCTTCTTCCAGAAGTCGAAAGCGCCGAAGAGGTAGCCGTGGTCGGTGGTGGCGATGGCGGGCATGCCCAGCCGTTCGGTTTCGTCGAACAGCTCGCCGAGCCTTGCGGCACCGTCCAGCATTGAATACTCGGTGTGGTTGTGGAGATGGACAAACGAGTCGTTGCTGGAAGTCACCGCACTATTCTATGCGCTGGGCACCCGCACCGAGGGTCAGGCCCGCCCGGACTCCAGCACTTGGAGGGCAAACGCAAGGTCCTGCGGATAGTCGCTGATGACACGAACCTGCTCGCCCGTCACCGGGTGCTCAAAGCCGAGCTCGCGGGCATGCAGCCATTGCCGGGTCAGTCCAAGCGTGGCGGCCAGCCGGGGGTCGGCGCCGTAAGTGAGGTCGCCTGCGCAGGGATGGCGGAGTGCCGAGAAATGTACGCGGATCTGGTGGGTGCGCCCCGTCTCCAGGTGCACCTCCACAAGGCTTGCCTTGCCGAACGCTTCCACCACTTCGTAATGCGTGACGGACGGCCGGCCGTCCTCAATCACCGCGAACCGCCAGTCATGTCCCGGGTGGCGGCCGATCGGTGCGTCGATGGTGCCGGTCAGCGGATCAGGCAAACCCTGGACCACAGCGTGGTAGACCTTGTCCACCGTGCGTTCCTTGAAGGCCCGCTTCAGGGCGGTGTAGGCGCGTTCGGACTTGGCGACCACCATTGCCCCGGACGTGCCGACGTCGAGCCGGTGGACGATACCCGCGCGCTCGGGCGAGCCGGAGGTGGAAATGCGGTAGCCCGCCCCGGCGAGTCCGCCCACCACGGTGGGCCCCACCCAGCCCGGAGAGGGATGGGCCGCGACACCCACGGGTTTGTCCACGACGACGAAATCGTCGTCGTCGAGCAGGATCTTCAGGCCTTCCACAACTTCCTCCACGACTTCAAGGGGGTCACGCCGTTCCGGCAGGCTCACCTGGAGGACATCTCCGGCTACGAGCTTTGCCGACTTTCCCAGTGCCTTGCCTTTGCTGAGGACATTGCCTTCGGCGATAAGGGTAGCGGCAAGGGAACGCGAGATGCCCATCAGCCCGGCGAGGCCCGCGTCGGCGCGTGTTCCGGCGTATTCTTCGGCGACGACCACGCGCTCAGGCATCCGTGGGCTTTTCCTTGTTACCGGACGTCAGCCGTGTTCCGTCCAGGGTGATTCCGCGCAGCGTGAGGATGCAGATGATCGCGACGGCGGAGACGACAGCCGAGTCAGCGATGTTGAAGATTGCGAAATTGGGCAGCTGGATAAAGTCCACCACATGCCCCATACCGAAGGATGGTTCCCGGAAGAGCCTGTCGGTGAGGTTGCCCAGCGCGCCGCCCAGCAGCAGGCCGAGGGCCAGGGACCACCATTTCGAGCCGAGCTTGCGGACTTGGAACAGGATGGCCACCGCAACGGCGGCCATAATGATGGAGAACACCCAGGTGACGTTTTCCCCGATGGAGAACGCAGCCCCCGAGTTCCGGATGAAGTACCAATGCAGCAGCGGCGGGAAGACCGGGATTCGCTCCCCTTCCACCATGGTGGAGGTGACCCAGATCTTGGTCAGCTGGTCCAGGACGTAGGCGAAAACTGCGAACCCTGCGAAGAGGGACAGCAGCACGGCTCTCCGGGGGCGCGGCGAAGGCGGTACGGGGCGGGCCGGGTCGGCGGCGAGTTCGTCAGTCATGGTGCTTTCATTCGTAAAACCTGGTTCAATGCCAAAAGCCGGTGGCCGAGGAATCCCCAGCCACCGGCTTTCAGAATACGTGCTTAGCCGGATTAGTTGGCTTCGCTGACTTCCGGCGTTGCCACTGAACCGCGGGCATCGAGGTCGCGGAGCTGGCCTTCGATGTAGGCCTTCAGGCGTGAACGGTAGTCGCGCTCGAAGCCGCGGAGCTGCTCCACCTTGCGCTCCAGCACGGAGCGCTGCTGCTCGAGGGCTCCGAGGATCTTGCGGGACTTTTCCTGGGCGTCGTTGACGAGGCTGCTAGCTTCGATCTGCGCTTCGGCGATGATCTTGTCCTTCTGCGCCTGTCCGTCTGCGACGTGGCGGTCGTGCATCTGCTGGGCCATGGCGAGCAGGCCGGCAGCGGATTCTGCTGAGGCGGTGGAGGCGGCCGGAGCGGCGGCAACGGGAGCGGCAGCTACCGGAGCGGACGGCTGGACGTCCTTCTTCTTGCGCTCTTCGGCGGCCTTGGCTTCGGCTTCAGCCTTCTCGCGTGCTTCGTCCTTGTCGGACTTGACGGGCGCGGGGACCTTCTCCACCACGGGTGCGGCGGCAGAGCTGGCCGGCACGCTGGACCCGGCTTCGGAGAGCTTCTTGCGAAGTTCGTCGTTTTCCTGGTTCAGGCGGCGGAGTTCAACAACGATTTCGTCCAGGAAGTCATCAACTTCATCCTGGTCGTAGCCTTCGCGGAACTTGGTCGGCTGAAAGCGCTTGTTGACAACGTCTTCTGGCGTCAAAGCCATCTGGTCACCTCACTGGTCTGGTTAGTCAGTAGGCCTTCCGGCCGTCAAAACTACGGTACCTAAAGTTGGTCTGGTTCCTCTAATTCAACACTGCGGTGTCAAACGCGAGTTTTCTTCATATTGCATGGTGGTTCCCGGCGGGTTCCATCCGTGTGCACTGCTGGGTCTATCCGGTAAATCAGGCGAGGCCCCTGGTGATCCCCATGGCAATGCTGACGGCGATGAACAGGACCAGGAAGCCCAGGTCCAGGGAAATGCCGCCAAGGCGCAGCGGCGGGATCAGCCGGCGCAGTCCGTTGAGCGGCGGGTCCGTGATGGAGTAGACGGCGTGAGCCACTACCAGGGCCGCTCCCCGGGGGCGCCACTCCCGTGCGAACATCTGCACCCAGTCGAAAACCAGGCGGATGATCAGTGCCACAAAAAACAGCAAAAGCGCGAGATAGACAAGCCCGAAAACAATTCCCATGACTTAATTCATATCTCCATGTCCATAGTGGTTACCGCGGCGTCCGGCCGATGCTTCTCGTCTATTTCAGCACAGATGCCAGGCAGGTGTGTCCCTGCCTGGCATCGCGTCAGGATATTCGGTCAGCTTTGGTTAAAGAAGCTGGCTTGGGTCTCGCTGGCTTTTTTGTCATCGCCGATGACTTCGACATACGACGGCGAGAGCAGGAACACCTTGTTGGTCACCCGTTCGATGCTCCCCCGCAGCCCAAAGACCAGGCCTGCGGAGAAGTCCACGAGGCGCTTGGCATCCGCCTCGCCCATGTCCGTCACGTTCATGATGACCGGGATTCCGTCACGGAAGCTTTCGCCGATCAGCTTGGCATCGTTGTAGGAGCGCGGATGGATAGTGGTGATCTGGCGGAGACCGCTGGTCTCCTCGCGGCTTGAGGCCGCGCGCTTGATGGGTGTCACTGGGGCGCGATATTCCTCTTCGGGGGTGTAGGACGTTTCGCGGCTGACCTCGCGGACGGGTGCAGGTGCACGGCGCTCCTCGCGGTCAGCTTCCATCGTTTCGTCCTCATCCTTACGTGTGGTCTGTTGCTCGGACTCGTAGTGTTCATCGCCGTCGGCGAGCCCAAGATAGATCATTGTCTTGCGCAGAGCGCCGGCCATGGTCGACTCCTAATCGTGTCCGTAAGCGGGCCGCCCAATGACTTGACAGCACTGGAGTCCCCCGCCCATCACTTCCAATAGCACCGACGCTACCCCACGGGGGGACGCGATCCGAGAATATCGGAACCGATTCGCAGGTGTGTCGCCCCGAACAGGATGGCCGCTTCGAGGTCCTGGCTCATGCCTGCCGAGATGCCGGTGGCCGCCGGATGCTGCGCCACAAGCGCGGCAGACACGGCGGCAAGTTTTTCGAAGGCCGGCCCGGGCGGGGCGCCAAGGGGGGCCACTGCCATCACACCCGCAAGCTTCAGGCTCCCGGCTGTTGCTATCCGTTCTGCAAGCACCCCCACATCGTTGGGGTCGGCGCCACCCCGGTGGGTTCCGGCGTCGTCCTCCAGGCTGACCTGGATGAAGCACTCCAGCGGCGCCCGTCCGGTGGTGTCCTGCTGGGCCTGGGCCGCTTTGGCCAGGGCATCCACGAGCTGCGGCCGGTCAACCGAATGCACAGCCGCGGCGTAGCGGACCACGGACTTCGCCTTTTTGGTCTGCAGCTGGCCCACGAAGTGCCACGCTAGTCCGCACTCCACCAGTTGTTCCGCTTTGGCGGCCGCTTCCTGGTCCCGGTTTTCGCCAACGTCCGTAACACCCAGGACGGCAAGGCGTTTGATGTCCTCGGCCGGGTGGAACTTGGTGACCACGATCAAAGTCGGTAGATCGCCTGCCCGGCCTGCCGCGGCTGCCGCCGCCGTGATGCGGCGCTGGACGGCGTCGAGCCGGCCCCTCAGCTCCTCGGAGCGCGGGTCGCCGGCTGCTCCGGGGTCAGTCATGGCACCACACCACACCTGCGAATCGCCCGGTGTTGTTGTTCCGCCGGTATGAAAAGAGCGACTCAGTTTCAAGGGTGCAGGGTCCGCAGTACTCGACGCTGATGCCCAGGCGCTCCAGCTGGCTGCGGGCACCGGCGGGCAGGTCCAGCCCGGGGGTGCCCCTGGTGGTGGTACTCCGCGCGGCGGGCACAGCGGCTGCTACCTCGGCCTGCATCGCGGCGGGCACCTCGTAGCAGTTCCCGCAGATGGACGGCCCAAGCCAGGCGCGGATGCCAGAGGCCCCGAGGGACTTCATGGTCCCCACTGCGGCTGGAATGACGCCGCCGGCAAGGCCGGGCCGGCCAGCGTGCACGGCTGCCAGGACCGGCCCTTCCGCCGAATCCCCTGCCAGCAGGACGGGAATGCAGTCAGCAACCATCACTGCCAGCGGAAAGCCCAGGGAGACCATGGCATCGGCTTCGGGCGCCGCAGTGCCCTGGTCCATAACCGCCACGGTGGTGCCGTGAACCTGGTTCATGAACCGCAGGCCCCGCGGAGCGACGCCGATGGTCCGTTCCAGATCCGCGCGGCGCCGGCCCACTTCCACGGGGTCGTCGCCCACGTGCAGCGCCAGGTTTCCGGCGGCAGCGTCAGTAAAGGCGACGGACACTCCTGGCCGGATTTCGGCACCCCAGTGGAACAATCCTGCGCCTACTTCAGGAAGTCGGGGACATCCAGGTCATCCGAGTGGCTGCCGGAGAGGTCCGGCTCCACAACGGAAGGGAGGTCGACGTCGAAGCCTGAGTCAGCGGGGACAGCGGAGGGACGCTGCTGGCCCCAGTTGCTGAGCCCGGCTGCACCCACACCGGCATGGACCGGCTGGACGTTGTGGGAGTGGTTGCCCGCGGAAGGAGCCTGGGCGGGTGCCGGGGCAACAGGCGCGGCCGGCCGCTGCGGAGCAACCTGCGGCTGGGACTGGTCCATGGACGGCGAAGTGGCCTTGACGTCGTCGAACCCTGCAGCGATGACCGTCACGCGGGCTTCGTCGCCGAGTGCGTCGTCGATAACGGCGCCGAAGATGATGTTCGCTTCCGGGTGCGCCACTTCCTGAACCAGGCGTGCGGCTTCATTGATCTCAAACAGGCCGAGGTCCGAACCACCCTGGATGGACAGGAGCACACCATGGGCTCCGTCAATGGAAGCTTCCAGCAGCGGTGAGGCGATGGCGAGCTCAGCGGCCTTGACGGCGCGGTCTTCGCCCCGGGCCGAGCCGATGCCCATCAGGGCGGACCCGGCGCCCTGCATGACGGACTTGACGTCCGCGAAGTCAAGGTTGATCAGGCCCGGAGTGGTGATGAGGTCGGTGATGCCCTGTACACCCGAGAGCAGCACCTGGTCAGCGGAGCGGAAGGCGTCCAGGACGGAGACGTTGCGGTCGCTGATCGAGAGGAGGCGGTCGTTGGGGATAACGATCAGGGTGTCCACTTCGTCGCGGAGGGCGTCGATGCCGGCCTCCGCGGACCCCGCGCGGCGGCGGCCTTCGAACGTGAACGGGCGGGTCACCACGCCGATGGTCAGGGCACCAAGGGAGCGGGCAATGCGTGCGACGACGGGAGCGCCGCCGGTGCCGGTACCGCCGCCTTCGCCGGCGGTAACGAAGACCATGTCGGCGCCGCGAAGCACCTCCTCGATCTCGTCCGCGTGGTCCTCGGCAGCCTGCTTGCCCACCTCGGGGTTCGCGCCTGCGCCGAGGCCGCGGGTCAGTTCCCGTCCCACGTCAAGCTTGACGTCGGCGTCGCTCATCAGCAGGGCCTGGGCGTCGGTGTTGATGGCGATGAATTCAACACCCCGGAGGCCGACCTCGATCATGCGGTTGACTGCGTTCACGCCACCGCCGCCGATGCCGACGACTTTGATGACGGCCAAGTAATTCTGCGGAGCTGCCACGTTACGTGTCCCTTGTTCGTGTCTTTTTGCGAAATCTGATGAAGAGCTTAGTGCCTGCAACCCTAACCTTCGACTTGAAGGTTATAGTTATGTCAAGTAACTCATGTCTGTGACGGTATTTCCTCTGGTTCACACATTCAATGACCGGCTCCGCGTGTCGGATTAATACCGGAAAGAAAGCGTGTCAGCGGGTCACCGGATGCCGGGGCACACTCACGTCGTACACCTTAACCGGGTTTTGGGGATCCGCCGGAACCTTGAGGAGCGCGGCGAGTACTTTGGCCTTGAGTTCCTTCTCCCCCGCGTTGCCCCAGATAATGGTCTGGCCGTCCACGAGTTTGAGTTCCACCGCGTCCACTGACTGGGCGGACGCGTTCGACAGCTTGGCGAGCACATCCGCCGGCAGCGCACCCAGCACCTCCGCGGTAGCACGGAACAGCTCCTTGCCGATGGTACCGGCGCCGCCGTCAATGACCGGCAACGAGACCGACGCCGGATCCGCCGTAGCGGCCAGCTGAATGCCCTCCACGTCCACCAGCTGGTAGCGCTCCCCCTGCTTGACCAGCGCCACCGGCACGCGTTCACGCACCGCCACAGCCAGGCCCGACGGCGGACGTGCCTCGGCCGAGACGGACTTGACCTGGACCAGGGGCTCAAGGAGGCGCCCTACCTCCTCGTCCGTGATCTGTGGCAGGGGCTTGCCGTGCAGGGGTTCAAGCGCGGTCTGCACCTGCGCAGGAGTCAGCAGGCGCGTCCCGGAAACCGAGATCGTGTCCACCGCAAGGACCGGGGAGAACACAGCGGCGGCCAGCAGCGCGGCCACCAAAGCAACCAGGGTGGCGGCCACGACCAGTACATTCCGCTTCCGCCGTTTGCCCTTGGGCTCGGGAAACGCCAGGACATTGCCCGCCCGGCTGTCCGATGCCGTGGAGGATTCCGCTGGTTTGTCCTTGTTTCGGCCCGTGAACCTGGTTGCCTTTGCCTCTTCGGGTGGCTGCGGAGCCTGGTCAACCACCGGCCGTGAGGCCGAGATCACGCTGGAGCCGCTGTCCGTATCCCGGCCTGCGTTAGAGCCGCGGGTCCGGTTGGCCGGACCCCCGGCGGCAGGGCGCCTTCCGGTGGACGCATACGTAGGGCGGCGTGAACTAGGCA
Encoded proteins:
- a CDS encoding RluA family pseudouridine synthase; translated protein: MPERVVVAEEYAGTRADAGLAGLMGISRSLAATLIAEGNVLSKGKALGKSAKLVAGDVLQVSLPERRDPLEVVEEVVEGLKILLDDDDFVVVDKPVGVAAHPSPGWVGPTVVGGLAGAGYRISTSGSPERAGIVHRLDVGTSGAMVVAKSERAYTALKRAFKERTVDKVYHAVVQGLPDPLTGTIDAPIGRHPGHDWRFAVIEDGRPSVTHYEVVEAFGKASLVEVHLETGRTHQIRVHFSALRHPCAGDLTYGADPRLAATLGLTRQWLHARELGFEHPVTGEQVRVISDYPQDLAFALQVLESGRA
- the lspA gene encoding signal peptidase II, whose amino-acid sequence is MTDELAADPARPVPPSPRPRRAVLLSLFAGFAVFAYVLDQLTKIWVTSTMVEGERIPVFPPLLHWYFIRNSGAAFSIGENVTWVFSIIMAAVAVAILFQVRKLGSKWWSLALGLLLGGALGNLTDRLFREPSFGMGHVVDFIQLPNFAIFNIADSAVVSAVAIICILTLRGITLDGTRLTSGNKEKPTDA
- a CDS encoding DivIVA domain-containing protein, which encodes MALTPEDVVNKRFQPTKFREGYDQDEVDDFLDEIVVELRRLNQENDELRKKLSEAGSSVPASSAAAPVVEKVPAPVKSDKDEAREKAEAEAKAAEERKKKDVQPSAPVAAAPVAAAPAASTASAESAAGLLAMAQQMHDRHVADGQAQKDKIIAEAQIEASSLVNDAQEKSRKILGALEQQRSVLERKVEQLRGFERDYRSRLKAYIEGQLRDLDARGSVATPEVSEAN
- a CDS encoding YggT family protein; the protein is MGIVFGLVYLALLLFFVALIIRLVFDWVQMFAREWRPRGAALVVAHAVYSITDPPLNGLRRLIPPLRLGGISLDLGFLVLFIAVSIAMGITRGLA
- a CDS encoding cell division protein SepF; this encodes MAGALRKTMIYLGLADGDEHYESEQQTTRKDEDETMEADREERRAPAPVREVSRETSYTPEEEYRAPVTPIKRAASSREETSGLRQITTIHPRSYNDAKLIGESFRDGIPVIMNVTDMGEADAKRLVDFSAGLVFGLRGSIERVTNKVFLLSPSYVEVIGDDKKASETQASFFNQS
- a CDS encoding YggS family pyridoxal phosphate-dependent enzyme, with amino-acid sequence MTDPGAAGDPRSEELRGRLDAVQRRITAAAAAAGRAGDLPTLIVVTKFHPAEDIKRLAVLGVTDVGENRDQEAAAKAEQLVECGLAWHFVGQLQTKKAKSVVRYAAAVHSVDRPQLVDALAKAAQAQQDTTGRAPLECFIQVSLEDDAGTHRGGADPNDVGVLAERIATAGSLKLAGVMAVAPLGAPPGPAFEKLAAVSAALVAQHPAATGISAGMSQDLEAAILFGATHLRIGSDILGSRPPVG
- a CDS encoding polyphenol oxidase family protein, whose product is MFHWGAEIRPGVSVAFTDAAAGNLALHVGDDPVEVGRRRADLERTIGVAPRGLRFMNQVHGTTVAVMDQGTAAPEADAMVSLGFPLAVMVADCIPVLLAGDSAEGPVLAAVHAGRPGLAGGVIPAAVGTMKSLGASGIRAWLGPSICGNCYEVPAAMQAEVAAAVPAARSTTTRGTPGLDLPAGARSQLERLGISVEYCGPCTLETESLFSYRRNNNTGRFAGVVWCHD
- the ftsZ gene encoding cell division protein FtsZ, translating into MAAPQNYLAVIKVVGIGGGGVNAVNRMIEVGLRGVEFIAINTDAQALLMSDADVKLDVGRELTRGLGAGANPEVGKQAAEDHADEIEEVLRGADMVFVTAGEGGGTGTGGAPVVARIARSLGALTIGVVTRPFTFEGRRRAGSAEAGIDALRDEVDTLIVIPNDRLLSISDRNVSVLDAFRSADQVLLSGVQGITDLITTPGLINLDFADVKSVMQGAGSALMGIGSARGEDRAVKAAELAIASPLLEASIDGAHGVLLSIQGGSDLGLFEINEAARLVQEVAHPEANIIFGAVIDDALGDEARVTVIAAGFDDVKATSPSMDQSQPQVAPQRPAAPVAPAPAQAPSAGNHSHNVQPVHAGVGAAGLSNWGQQRPSAVPADSGFDVDLPSVVEPDLSGSHSDDLDVPDFLK
- a CDS encoding cell division protein FtsQ/DivIB — its product is MPSSRRPTYASTGRRPAAGGPANRTRGSNAGRDTDSGSSVISASRPVVDQAPQPPEEAKATRFTGRNKDKPAESSTASDSRAGNVLAFPEPKGKRRKRNVLVVAATLVALVAALLAAAVFSPVLAVDTISVSGTRLLTPAQVQTALEPLHGKPLPQITDEEVGRLLEPLVQVKSVSAEARPPSGLAVAVRERVPVALVKQGERYQLVDVEGIQLAATADPASVSLPVIDGGAGTIGKELFRATAEVLGALPADVLAKLSNASAQSVDAVELKLVDGQTIIWGNAGEKELKAKVLAALLKVPADPQNPVKVYDVSVPRHPVTR